A genome region from Streptomyces antimycoticus includes the following:
- a CDS encoding S1 family peptidase: MKHMRRGVRRVVRFAAVGALVCGGVMVSQAVPGGAAHGTTGSDGSRALTARQTDDVGGRLVSALGTSRTAGNWIGADGRPVVAVTDDTAAGEVSRAGATAKRVRYSMEELDSATEKLRSAPRVAGTAWMVDPKSNQVVLVGDSTVSTARWSRMKDLAAQVGDEVRTQRTTESFTTRIAGASPMFTNGSRCSAGFNVTNGQTGFILTAGHCGPPGTPWFTDGTGRTRIGTTVQTSFPGNDFSLVRYDNTSLDQSSVLNVGGGQEVRVTGVADPVVGQEVFRSGSTTGLRSGKVTGLNATVNYPEGTVTGLVQATVCAEPGDSGGPLFAQGVALGVTSGGSGDCTKGGVTFFQPVTKALSALGVSIPGAKAQSANPSIASGGQTGAAPGTSGIDDGVSTLDDVVAYAQSLGPGLVVIVVGFAGLLSTLAIRPRSRRYRRYPAGWG, encoded by the coding sequence GTGAAGCACATGCGGCGAGGAGTGCGCCGGGTCGTGCGGTTCGCGGCTGTCGGGGCACTGGTCTGTGGCGGGGTGATGGTCTCGCAGGCCGTGCCGGGCGGAGCGGCCCACGGGACGACCGGAAGCGACGGTTCGAGAGCCCTGACCGCGCGCCAGACCGACGATGTGGGCGGACGGCTGGTGTCCGCGCTCGGCACCTCCCGTACGGCGGGCAACTGGATCGGCGCCGACGGCCGTCCGGTGGTCGCGGTGACGGACGACACGGCGGCGGGCGAGGTCAGCCGGGCCGGGGCCACCGCCAAACGGGTGCGGTACAGCATGGAAGAGCTGGACTCCGCGACCGAGAAGCTGCGCTCGGCGCCCCGGGTTGCGGGCACCGCGTGGATGGTGGACCCCAAGTCCAACCAGGTCGTGCTGGTCGGCGACAGCACCGTCTCCACCGCCCGCTGGTCGAGGATGAAGGACCTCGCCGCGCAGGTGGGGGACGAGGTGCGCACACAGCGGACGACGGAGTCCTTCACCACCCGAATTGCCGGCGCCTCCCCGATGTTCACCAACGGCAGCCGCTGCTCGGCCGGTTTCAACGTCACCAACGGCCAGACCGGTTTCATCCTGACGGCGGGGCACTGCGGTCCCCCCGGCACCCCCTGGTTCACCGACGGCACCGGCCGCACCCGAATCGGCACCACGGTCCAGACCAGCTTCCCCGGCAATGACTTCTCGCTGGTGCGGTACGACAACACCTCGTTGGACCAGAGCAGTGTGCTCAACGTCGGTGGCGGCCAGGAGGTGCGGGTCACCGGCGTGGCCGACCCCGTCGTGGGCCAGGAGGTGTTCCGCAGCGGCAGCACCACCGGGCTGCGCTCGGGCAAGGTGACCGGGCTCAACGCGACGGTCAACTACCCCGAGGGCACGGTCACCGGCCTGGTCCAGGCCACCGTGTGCGCCGAGCCCGGCGACAGCGGCGGCCCGCTCTTCGCCCAGGGCGTGGCGCTCGGCGTCACCTCCGGCGGCAGCGGCGACTGCACCAAGGGCGGAGTGACGTTCTTCCAGCCCGTGACCAAGGCGCTGAGCGCGCTCGGGGTGAGCATCCCGGGCGCCAAGGCCCAGAGCGCCAACCCGTCCATCGCGTCCGGCGGCCAGACCGGCGCCGCGCCCGGCACCTCAGGGATCGATGACGGCGTCTCGACGCTCGACGACGTCGTGGCGTACGCCCAGAGCCTGGGCCCCGGCCTGGTGGTCATCGTGGTGGGGTTCGCCGGTCTGCTGTCCACGCTGGCCATCCGGCCACGGAGCCGCCGCTACCGCCGCTATCCCGCCGGCTGGGGATGA
- a CDS encoding amino acid transporter, translating to MAGDPFAVRREYPVVSSTSGDGASDGGARHRLRGWLLAGLTDIAKRQPGPYAEPESAHHGRPWWRVMCLTGLDYFSTLGYQPGIAALAAGLLSPLATVVLVVVTLVGALPVYRRVAEESPHGQGSIAMLERLLTFWKGKLFVLTLLGFAATDFLITITLSAADATAHLVENPHLTSALHGHEVAVTLILVGLLGAVFLKGFTEAIGIAVVLVAAYLLLNAVVVAVGLWHLGTAPHAIPDWSQALVAERGSPLVMIGVALVIFPKLALGLSGFETGVAVMPHIEGKPGDTPERPAGRIQGARKLLTTAAVIMSIFLITSSFITTLLIPQREFEPGGEANGRALAYLAHEYLGSAFGSVYDASTIAILWFAGASAMAGLLNLMPRYLPRYGMAPHWARAVRPMVLVFIAVAFLVTWLFKADVDAQGGAYATGVLVLITSAAIAVTIAARRARQRGWTIGFGVIAVIFLYTTGVNVIERPDGVKIGACFIAGILAVSLLSRVARAFELRVTSVTFDPLAERFIRDTAHRRIRFIANKPERRDLAEYREKQHQIRADNDIPPEDDIIFVEVTVADPSEFESELQVCGEVVHGRYRVLTLQSATIPNALAALLLWVRDATGQRPHIYFEWTEGHPLAHFLRFFLFGQGEVAPVTREVLREAEPDRGRRPHVHVG from the coding sequence ATGGCCGGGGACCCTTTCGCTGTACGACGGGAGTACCCCGTGGTCTCCTCCACCTCTGGCGACGGCGCCTCCGACGGCGGGGCACGGCACCGGTTGCGCGGATGGCTGCTGGCGGGCCTGACCGACATCGCCAAGCGGCAGCCCGGCCCGTACGCCGAGCCGGAAAGCGCACACCACGGCCGGCCGTGGTGGCGGGTCATGTGCCTGACCGGTCTGGACTACTTCTCCACCCTCGGTTACCAGCCCGGTATCGCCGCCCTGGCGGCCGGGCTGCTCTCCCCGCTGGCCACCGTGGTGCTGGTGGTGGTGACCCTGGTGGGCGCGCTGCCGGTGTACCGCAGGGTGGCCGAGGAGAGTCCGCACGGCCAGGGCTCGATCGCGATGCTGGAGCGGCTGCTGACCTTCTGGAAGGGCAAGCTGTTCGTCCTCACCCTGCTGGGGTTCGCGGCCACCGACTTCCTCATCACCATCACCCTCTCGGCCGCCGACGCCACCGCCCACCTGGTGGAGAATCCGCATCTCACCTCGGCCCTGCACGGTCATGAGGTGGCCGTCACGCTGATTCTGGTGGGCTTGCTCGGCGCGGTGTTCCTCAAGGGGTTCACCGAGGCCATCGGCATCGCGGTCGTGCTTGTCGCGGCCTATCTGCTGCTCAACGCGGTCGTGGTGGCGGTCGGGCTCTGGCATCTCGGCACCGCGCCGCATGCGATCCCCGACTGGTCCCAGGCGCTGGTCGCCGAGCGCGGCAGTCCCCTGGTGATGATCGGCGTGGCGCTGGTGATCTTCCCGAAGCTGGCCCTGGGCCTGTCCGGGTTCGAGACGGGCGTGGCCGTCATGCCGCATATCGAGGGCAAGCCGGGCGACACCCCGGAGCGCCCCGCCGGACGTATCCAGGGCGCCAGGAAGCTGCTGACCACCGCCGCGGTGATCATGAGCATCTTCCTCATCACCTCCAGTTTCATCACGACCCTGCTGATCCCGCAGCGGGAGTTCGAACCCGGCGGCGAGGCCAATGGGCGCGCCCTGGCCTACCTCGCCCATGAGTACCTGGGCTCGGCCTTCGGCAGCGTCTATGACGCCTCCACCATCGCCATCCTCTGGTTCGCCGGCGCCTCGGCCATGGCCGGACTCCTCAACCTGATGCCCCGCTATCTGCCGCGCTACGGCATGGCACCCCACTGGGCGCGCGCGGTCCGCCCGATGGTGCTGGTGTTCATCGCCGTGGCGTTCCTGGTGACCTGGCTCTTCAAGGCGGATGTGGACGCCCAGGGTGGCGCCTATGCCACCGGTGTGCTCGTGCTCATCACCTCCGCCGCCATCGCCGTCACCATCGCCGCGCGGCGCGCCCGGCAGCGCGGCTGGACCATCGGCTTCGGTGTGATCGCGGTGATCTTTCTGTACACCACCGGGGTCAACGTCATCGAACGGCCCGACGGCGTCAAGATCGGCGCCTGCTTCATCGCGGGCATCCTGGCCGTATCGCTGCTGTCCCGGGTCGCCAGGGCGTTCGAGCTGCGGGTCACCAGCGTGACGTTCGACCCCCTGGCCGAGCGGTTCATCCGTGACACCGCCCACCGCAGGATCCGCTTCATCGCCAATAAGCCGGAACGCCGCGACCTGGCCGAATACCGGGAGAAGCAACACCAGATCCGCGCGGACAACGACATCCCGCCCGAGGACGACATCATCTTCGTCGAGGTCACCGTCGCCGACCCGTCCGAGTTCGAAAGCGAGCTGCAGGTGTGCGGGGAGGTGGTGCACGGCCGCTACCGCGTGCTGACCCTGCAGAGCGCCACCATCCCCAACGCCCTCGCCGCACTGCTGCTGTGGGTGCGGGACGCCACCGGGCAGCGCC
- a CDS encoding diguanylate cyclase → MPVTRAWRRWRRPRDLEVPRNAVDVEDANRRFLMYGVMPLWFVPAVADWIMHRRTRIEETSGTRESAIHALMMTEAGMPVAMGLLARVNPLVLSVMGGAAVAHGATALWDVSLATGEREVRPVEQHIHSFLEVLPLSAMAFTSCLHWDQVRAALRGGDRPEDWKLLPKDNPLPARYLAAIGLGVGAFVALPYAEEMTRCLRAARARKAV, encoded by the coding sequence ATGCCGGTGACCCGTGCATGGCGGCGGTGGCGGCGGCCACGCGATCTGGAGGTGCCGCGCAACGCCGTGGACGTCGAGGACGCCAATCGGCGGTTCCTGATGTACGGGGTGATGCCGCTGTGGTTCGTCCCGGCGGTGGCGGACTGGATCATGCACCGGCGGACCAGGATCGAGGAGACCTCGGGCACCAGGGAGTCGGCGATCCACGCTCTGATGATGACGGAGGCGGGCATGCCCGTCGCGATGGGTCTGCTGGCCCGGGTCAATCCGCTGGTGCTGTCGGTGATGGGAGGAGCGGCCGTCGCCCACGGCGCCACCGCGCTGTGGGATGTCAGCCTGGCCACCGGGGAGCGCGAGGTGCGCCCGGTGGAGCAGCACATCCACAGCTTCCTGGAGGTCCTGCCGCTGTCGGCGATGGCGTTCACCTCCTGTCTGCACTGGGACCAGGTCCGTGCCGCGCTGCGCGGCGGGGACCGGCCCGAGGACTGGAAGCTGCTGCCCAAGGACAACCCGCTGCCCGCCCGCTATCTGGCGGCCATCGGCCTCGGCGTCGGAGCCTTCGTGGCACTGCCCTACGCCGAGGAGATGACGCGGTGCCTCAGGGCCGCCCGGGCCCGTAAGGCGGTGTGA
- a CDS encoding serine/threonine-protein kinase, whose translation MGTTGGTSGDDRHEHGSERGSPHGSVLGGRYELRGRLGAGGMSLVWDAYDVALDRPVVVKELRPGGDPDPEAYRRWRERLRREVRVLAATVNQHLATIYDLGEWDGRVWIVMERLDPRSLADRMREWDGRPYAPEIARIGLEVLRGLRALYAAGVAHRDVKPRNILFRPDGPAVLVDHLGLTFVDEDTVVGTPAYMAPERFTPSPYPAAAEAMLEADLWSLGVTLYEAVEGVVPFQGESVGELMSAVLNDPPQPMRYAGPLRPLIEGLLVKDPERRLTAEQAEALLRTVAREEPPWPDPPARARAAPVSVGAMRLAPRASAVSVGALVSIVVVLGILLAVSGAVALPSLRSGSLDDVPGWVGLGCLGLLWLALAARGFASARQRDRRARWLDALHPDAAEAAAHRPAGPWQALREGYLASLAIPQPPVRRARRPVEREMERDMADFLTALGPPPPRSAAADPPSRPDRPGEAP comes from the coding sequence ATGGGGACGACCGGGGGAACATCCGGCGACGATCGGCACGAGCACGGCTCCGAGCGGGGTTCGCCGCACGGGAGCGTGCTCGGCGGCCGGTACGAGCTGCGCGGGCGCCTGGGCGCGGGCGGTATGAGCCTGGTCTGGGACGCCTACGACGTGGCGCTCGATCGCCCCGTCGTCGTCAAGGAGCTGCGACCGGGCGGCGATCCGGACCCGGAGGCGTACCGGCGGTGGCGCGAACGGCTGCGCCGTGAGGTCCGCGTCCTCGCCGCGACGGTGAATCAGCATCTGGCCACCATCTATGACCTGGGCGAGTGGGACGGCCGGGTCTGGATCGTCATGGAGCGCCTCGACCCGCGTTCGCTGGCGGACCGGATGCGCGAGTGGGACGGACGGCCGTACGCGCCCGAGATCGCCCGGATCGGCCTGGAGGTGCTGCGGGGGTTACGGGCGCTGTACGCGGCGGGGGTCGCCCATCGGGACGTCAAACCGCGCAATATTCTCTTCCGCCCGGACGGCCCCGCGGTGCTCGTGGACCATCTCGGCCTGACCTTCGTGGACGAGGACACGGTGGTCGGAACGCCCGCCTACATGGCGCCCGAGCGCTTCACACCCTCGCCCTATCCGGCGGCCGCGGAAGCGATGCTCGAGGCCGATCTGTGGTCACTGGGCGTGACCCTGTACGAGGCCGTCGAAGGCGTCGTGCCGTTCCAGGGGGAGAGCGTGGGCGAGTTGATGAGCGCGGTGCTCAACGACCCGCCGCAGCCCATGAGATACGCGGGTCCGCTGCGGCCGCTGATCGAGGGTCTGCTGGTCAAGGATCCGGAACGGCGGCTGACGGCCGAGCAGGCCGAGGCGCTGCTGCGCACCGTGGCCCGGGAAGAGCCGCCCTGGCCCGACCCGCCGGCCCGGGCGAGGGCCGCCCCGGTCTCCGTGGGGGCGATGCGGTTGGCCCCCCGGGCGAGTGCGGTGAGCGTCGGAGCCCTCGTCTCGATCGTCGTCGTGCTGGGGATCCTCCTCGCCGTGTCGGGGGCCGTGGCCCTGCCTTCGCTGCGCTCCGGCTCCCTGGACGACGTTCCCGGATGGGTGGGGCTCGGGTGTCTCGGCCTGCTGTGGCTGGCGCTCGCGGCGCGCGGCTTCGCGTCGGCCAGACAGCGGGACCGCCGGGCCCGGTGGCTGGACGCCTTGCACCCGGATGCCGCGGAGGCGGCCGCCCACCGGCCCGCCGGGCCCTGGCAGGCGCTGCGCGAGGGATATCTGGCGTCCCTGGCGATCCCTCAGCCCCCGGTGCGGCGGGCGCGACGTCCGGTGGAGCGAGAGATGGAGCGGGACATGGCCGACTTCCTCACCGCCCTCGGTCCGCCTCCGCCACGGTCCGCGGCCGCGGATCCCCCATCCCGTCCGGACCGTCCGGGGGAGGCGCCGTGA
- a CDS encoding SMP-30/gluconolactonase/LRE family protein has protein sequence MPRIRPRTRTGVAPEPLPDPRVLAPEAHGPEHVAIDADGRILTGTADGAIRRLTLSPDHELVRSEVLAHTGGRPLGLVPCPDGDLLVCDARRGLLLVGPDDGSVRVVADTVAGKPLRFCSNVATAADGTVYFTVSSRRHGLENWLGDIVENTATGQLLRLRPGGRPEVVLDGLRFANGVALAADDSYVAVAESGAYRISRLWLTGRRAGTRDLLIRDLPGFPDNLTRGPDGVLWVALAAPRQPAVDLLHRAPAPLRRAAVPVVTGLRLSPRPTVRALAIGPDGRVVRHLVRHRAPYRMATSACVLGGLLILGSLLERGIAVCALPPRDATAPAHPQPAG, from the coding sequence ATGCCGCGCATACGACCCCGGACCCGGACGGGCGTGGCGCCCGAACCGCTGCCGGATCCGCGGGTGCTGGCGCCGGAGGCGCACGGGCCGGAACATGTCGCCATCGACGCGGACGGCCGGATCCTGACCGGGACCGCGGACGGGGCCATCCGGCGGCTGACGTTGTCCCCGGACCATGAGCTCGTCCGCTCCGAGGTGCTCGCGCACACCGGCGGCCGGCCACTGGGCCTCGTCCCCTGCCCCGACGGCGACCTGCTGGTGTGCGACGCGCGGCGCGGACTGCTGCTGGTCGGGCCGGACGACGGGTCCGTACGGGTGGTCGCCGACACGGTGGCCGGGAAGCCGCTGCGGTTCTGCAGCAATGTCGCCACCGCTGCGGACGGCACGGTCTACTTCACCGTGTCCAGCCGCCGTCACGGCTTGGAGAACTGGCTCGGCGACATCGTCGAGAACACCGCCACCGGGCAGCTGCTCCGGCTGCGGCCGGGCGGCCGGCCGGAGGTGGTGCTGGACGGGCTGCGGTTCGCCAACGGGGTCGCGCTCGCCGCCGACGACTCGTACGTCGCCGTGGCCGAGAGCGGCGCCTACCGGATCAGCCGGCTGTGGCTGACCGGCCGCCGGGCGGGGACACGGGACCTTCTCATCCGCGATCTGCCGGGGTTCCCGGACAATCTCACGCGTGGCCCCGACGGCGTCCTCTGGGTGGCCCTCGCCGCTCCGCGGCAGCCCGCCGTGGATCTGCTGCACCGCGCACCCGCCCCGCTCAGGAGGGCGGCGGTGCCCGTCGTCACCGGGCTCCGGCTCAGCCCGCGGCCGACGGTGCGAGCCCTGGCGATCGGGCCCGACGGCCGGGTCGTCCGCCATCTGGTGCGGCACCGGGCCCCGTACCGGATGGCCACGAGCGCGTGTGTGCTCGGTGGCCTCCTCATCCTGGGCAGCCTCCTGGAACGGGGCATCGCGGTGTGCGCGCTGCCGCCCCGGGACGCCACCGCACCGGCTCATCCCCAGCCGGCGGGATAG
- a CDS encoding glycoside hydrolase family 2 TIM barrel-domain containing protein, protein MAVTRRSILIAGTAAPMAGALVTANPAQGATASRALGGRTIPLTDGWRFALVNPGGTTDPTGAYETAHDPAYDDSGWREVAVPHDWSIELSPTTDHGTSGGTGFLPGGLGWYRTTFTLPRALEGKRISVEFDGVYMDSSVYCNGRLLGEHPYGYTGFALDLTEVAHTDGTTPNVLAVKVRNRLPSSRWYSGSGIYRHARLVVTDPVQVARWGTQITTPGLATALRAGHAAVRARTLVVNASDGRKPVTVVSTVKDPDGRTVAQAHSTVTVEAGDTRATTQELRIDRPRLWSFDTPERYVLETELRVGQDTTDRYRSPFGLRHVTLDPDRGFSLNGEYAKLQGVDLHHDLGALGAAVNTDAVLRQLTIMKSMGVNALRTSHNPPSPELIEVCERLGIVMLVEAFDCWRTGKNTYDYGRFFDEHWEADITEMVRAARNSPAVVMWSIGNEIPDSTSAAGLGMAQRLIDAVRAADDTRPVVIGSDKYRGLPTEGSPADLMLAKLDGLGLNYNTAASVDALHARYPRLFLFESESSSETSTRGAYQEPEHLNTGENHTPGRRETSSYDNNLASWTMSSEYGLKKDRDRRFFAGQFLWSGIDYIGEPTPYDVFPVKASFFGAVDTAGFPKDMYYLFKSQWTSEPMVHLVPMDWTGHRPGETVEVWAYSNVGTVELFLDGRSLGVREFDAKKTTDGRAYLETTEPTGDDKTVTSGPYPGSYTSPGGSAGKLHLTWKVPFAPGELKAVARRGGRIVATDVLRTAGRPHTVRLTPDRESVDADGRSLCFVTAEVVDAHGVVVPDAGHLIAFKVTGGSLAGVDNGRQESAERYQASTRTAFHGKALAIVRSGTKAGPLTITARSAGLRTATTTVRATGGTSEPVTRPVSFAPDPGPGTPDDPHADASYSGAPTTLPAAMLDGDPATGWSNAFHKPATALLPAFDGARKVDWVSVTWSGRRRLRRVEVSFTVDATHTLPASIEVSAWNGHAYVPVRGASVEWATVSGTPTVITFDPVRTSRLRLDLTSRHPGAADGAQRIVAFEAR, encoded by the coding sequence ATGGCGGTCACGCGCAGATCGATATTGATCGCAGGCACCGCCGCCCCGATGGCCGGGGCACTTGTCACGGCCAATCCCGCTCAGGGCGCCACCGCGTCCCGCGCCCTGGGGGGACGGACGATCCCGCTCACGGACGGCTGGCGCTTCGCCCTCGTCAACCCCGGTGGGACCACCGACCCGACCGGCGCGTACGAGACCGCCCATGACCCGGCGTACGACGACTCGGGCTGGCGCGAGGTCGCCGTTCCGCACGACTGGAGCATCGAGCTCTCCCCCACCACCGACCACGGCACCAGCGGCGGCACCGGATTCCTGCCCGGCGGGCTCGGTTGGTACCGCACCACCTTCACCCTGCCGCGCGCCCTCGAGGGCAAGCGGATCTCCGTCGAATTCGACGGCGTCTACATGGACTCGTCCGTGTACTGCAACGGACGGCTCCTCGGTGAACACCCCTACGGATACACCGGCTTCGCCCTCGATCTCACCGAGGTGGCCCACACCGACGGCACCACCCCCAATGTCCTCGCCGTCAAGGTGCGCAACCGGCTTCCCAGCAGCCGCTGGTACTCGGGCAGCGGCATCTACCGCCACGCCCGGCTCGTCGTCACCGACCCGGTCCAGGTGGCCCGGTGGGGCACGCAGATCACCACCCCCGGCCTGGCCACCGCCCTGCGCGCCGGACATGCCGCGGTGCGGGCGCGGACCCTCGTCGTCAACGCGTCGGACGGCCGGAAGCCGGTGACCGTGGTCTCCACCGTCAAGGACCCCGACGGGCGCACGGTGGCCCAGGCGCACTCCACCGTCACCGTCGAGGCGGGTGACACCCGCGCCACCACCCAGGAGCTCAGGATCGACCGGCCGCGGCTGTGGTCGTTCGACACCCCGGAGCGCTATGTCCTGGAGACCGAACTGCGGGTCGGCCAGGACACCACCGACCGGTATCGCTCCCCCTTCGGACTCCGCCATGTCACCCTCGACCCCGACCGCGGATTCTCACTGAACGGCGAGTACGCCAAGCTCCAGGGCGTCGATCTCCACCATGACCTGGGCGCCCTCGGCGCCGCCGTCAACACCGACGCCGTGCTGCGCCAGCTGACCATCATGAAGAGCATGGGTGTCAACGCCCTGCGCACCTCGCACAATCCGCCCTCACCGGAGCTGATCGAGGTCTGCGAGCGGCTCGGCATCGTGATGCTGGTGGAGGCGTTCGACTGCTGGCGCACCGGCAAGAACACCTACGACTACGGGCGCTTCTTCGACGAGCACTGGGAGGCGGACATCACCGAGATGGTGCGCGCCGCCCGCAACTCCCCCGCCGTCGTCATGTGGTCCATCGGCAACGAGATCCCCGACTCCACCAGCGCCGCGGGGCTGGGCATGGCCCAGCGGCTCATCGACGCCGTCCGCGCGGCCGATGACACCAGACCCGTCGTGATCGGCTCGGACAAGTACCGTGGCCTGCCCACCGAGGGCTCCCCCGCCGACCTGATGCTCGCCAAGCTGGACGGGCTCGGCCTCAACTACAACACCGCCGCCTCGGTGGACGCCCTGCACGCCCGCTACCCGCGGCTGTTCCTCTTCGAGTCCGAGTCCTCCTCGGAGACCTCCACCCGCGGGGCCTATCAGGAGCCCGAGCACCTCAACACGGGCGAGAACCACACCCCCGGCAGGCGCGAGACCTCCAGTTACGACAACAACCTCGCCTCCTGGACGATGAGCAGCGAGTACGGGCTGAAGAAGGACCGGGACCGGAGGTTCTTCGCCGGGCAGTTCCTGTGGTCGGGCATCGACTACATCGGCGAGCCCACGCCGTACGACGTGTTCCCGGTGAAGGCGTCGTTCTTCGGCGCGGTGGACACCGCGGGCTTCCCCAAGGACATGTACTACCTCTTCAAGAGCCAATGGACCAGCGAACCGATGGTCCATCTGGTCCCCATGGACTGGACCGGCCACCGGCCGGGCGAGACCGTGGAGGTGTGGGCCTACTCCAACGTCGGCACGGTGGAGCTGTTTCTCGACGGCCGGTCGCTGGGGGTCCGCGAGTTCGACGCCAAGAAGACCACCGACGGCCGCGCCTACCTGGAGACCACCGAGCCCACCGGCGACGACAAGACCGTCACCTCCGGCCCCTACCCCGGCAGCTACACCAGTCCGGGCGGCAGCGCCGGAAAGCTCCACCTCACCTGGAAGGTGCCGTTCGCACCGGGTGAGCTGAAGGCCGTGGCCCGGCGTGGCGGCCGGATCGTGGCCACCGATGTGCTGCGCACGGCGGGACGCCCGCACACCGTACGGCTCACCCCCGACCGCGAGAGCGTCGACGCCGACGGCCGCTCCCTGTGCTTCGTGACCGCCGAAGTCGTGGACGCCCACGGTGTGGTGGTGCCCGACGCCGGCCATCTGATCGCCTTCAAGGTCACCGGAGGCTCCCTGGCCGGGGTCGACAACGGCCGCCAGGAGAGCGCCGAGCGCTACCAGGCGAGCACCCGCACCGCCTTCCACGGCAAGGCCCTGGCCATCGTCCGCTCCGGCACCAAGGCCGGGCCGCTGACCATCACGGCCCGCTCGGCGGGCCTGCGCACCGCGACCACCACCGTCCGCGCCACCGGCGGGACATCGGAACCGGTCACCCGCCCGGTGTCCTTCGCACCCGATCCCGGCCCCGGCACCCCGGACGATCCACACGCCGACGCGAGCTATTCGGGCGCGCCGACTACCCTGCCCGCGGCCATGTTGGACGGCGATCCGGCCACCGGCTGGTCCAACGCCTTCCACAAGCCCGCAACCGCGCTGCTGCCCGCCTTCGACGGCGCCCGGAAGGTCGACTGGGTCTCGGTGACCTGGAGCGGGAGGCGGCGGCTGCGCCGCGTCGAGGTGTCCTTCACCGTCGACGCCACGCACACCCTGCCCGCCTCGATCGAGGTCTCCGCCTGGAACGGCCACGCCTACGTCCCGGTGCGCGGGGCGTCCGTCGAGTGGGCCACCGTCTCCGGCACCCCGACGGTCATCACCTTCGACCCGGTCCGCACCTCCCGGCTCCGGCTGGACCTCACCAGCCGTCATCCGGGCGCGGCCGACGGCGCCCAGCGCATCGTCGCCTTCGAGGCCCGGTGA
- a CDS encoding cation diffusion facilitator family transporter: protein MAKAVGGVFAGSPALLSEAAHSVADSLNEVFLLASLKRSKRAPDEQHPFGYGKERYFWALLAAVGIFVMGGCFSFFQGAEALSAGSSEDHSGYLVGLGVLVLALIAEGSSLVRALFQVRGHAREAGRGMAAELRRGDDPTLRTVLAEDSTACLGVVFALLGMWLHMVTGEVAYEATASFLIGALLVYVAYRLARESRGQLIGEAIDPVQRREFRRFLEGQPEIDTVTSLLTMRLGNDSTLVAARVDLFPGLDSEEVEEVLVRVKTAMAEIWPHADQIFLDVTDASARDRAKAREDRQALDETVAAVEREDLGA, encoded by the coding sequence CTGGCCAAGGCCGTCGGCGGCGTCTTCGCCGGTTCCCCCGCGCTGCTGTCCGAGGCGGCCCACTCGGTCGCGGACAGCCTCAACGAGGTGTTTCTGCTCGCCTCCCTCAAACGCAGCAAGCGGGCGCCCGACGAACAGCACCCCTTCGGCTACGGCAAGGAGCGCTACTTCTGGGCGCTGCTGGCCGCCGTCGGCATCTTCGTCATGGGCGGCTGCTTCTCCTTCTTCCAGGGCGCCGAGGCGCTGAGCGCGGGCAGTTCCGAGGATCACAGCGGCTATCTGGTGGGCCTCGGGGTCCTGGTCCTGGCGCTCATCGCCGAGGGCTCCTCGCTGGTCCGGGCGCTGTTCCAGGTCCGCGGGCACGCCCGGGAGGCGGGCCGTGGCATGGCGGCCGAACTGCGCAGGGGTGACGACCCCACGCTGCGCACCGTCCTGGCCGAGGACTCCACGGCCTGTCTCGGTGTGGTGTTCGCCCTGCTCGGCATGTGGCTGCACATGGTCACCGGCGAGGTGGCCTACGAGGCCACGGCCTCCTTCCTGATCGGGGCGCTGCTGGTCTATGTGGCCTACCGGCTGGCCCGGGAGTCGCGCGGGCAGCTCATCGGCGAGGCGATCGACCCGGTCCAGCGCCGGGAGTTCCGCCGGTTCCTCGAGGGACAGCCGGAGATCGACACCGTGACCAGTCTGCTGACGATGCGTCTGGGCAATGATTCGACACTGGTGGCGGCCCGGGTCGATCTCTTCCCCGGTCTCGACAGCGAGGAGGTCGAAGAGGTCCTGGTCCGCGTCAAGACGGCGATGGCGGAGATCTGGCCGCACGCCGACCAGATCTTTCTCGATGTCACCGACGCCTCGGCCAGGGACCGGGCGAAGGCGCGCGAGGACCGCCAGGCACTCGACGAGACGGTGGCGGCCGTGGAACGAGAGGACCTCGGGGCATGA